The following proteins are encoded in a genomic region of Syngnathus acus chromosome 22, fSynAcu1.2, whole genome shotgun sequence:
- the LOC119116701 gene encoding tumor necrosis factor alpha-induced protein 2-like yields MISDTTQKHAGFKWSTLSSWSDPERKAAKEKKGGHKLKLPKLWGNNAAQVRRNSAPATDGRTEIQNIHEDTEPVAPPAPLAPPVPPVPLTFEEHLSALHLSEAGRLLLAREERLFGGTEAARGGRRQEDVDALAADRQALEEAVLRTLGSSLDGADTDVLTSAVTFMQQEEECDALWEQRGGMPPPWRLRDWRRVHDETLQGLVEERMDAPATLSTEQSSIQADVYGMGGQLRRDLLLVAERVKPCYPRHSDICRQYAAWYHQCIGARLRRLADFVLDDRDCTFLLRWVNDYYPQLLQEPQLAADIDTRGLQELLPANLLAPLEEQYLSCQQRELTTYVGRILDQAQEAWTKGEEPPTEDECFVSPMAYDIIQMVNGMVNAAAKVLGDLQKAQNLTHQLQDLLHRFRTFQADVIKRNRANSTAFVKANLGCVAQFRDFLTTHSHLFPEDVRENCLSVLADMTRSAHEFLLCPVHKNLKPHYRKLFSQEWLKNSTIGRLRSGLEEEMLQLQSLPESAHQELIGRLHLEVSVMYVHRLLRGEIRLKDKQQQQQAAINVDDDARHLHDVFATHGSKEAWLQEALSMMAEVLKLQDLPAIQFQVASLGSAFPDLSEKHVLSLLKMKSNLTKEDKNKVKAVLAEISPDSSQSRPFFSFVVLK; encoded by the exons ATGATATCAG ACACAACGCAGAAACATGCCGGCTTCAAGTGGTCGACGTTGTCATCCTGGTCCGATCCCGAGCGGAAGGCGGCTAAAGAGAAGAAGGGGGGCCACAAGCTGAAGCTGCCCAAGCTATGGGGGAACAACGCTGCTCAAGTCAGGCGTAACAGCGCCCCCGcaacggatggacggacagagaTACAAAACATCCATGAGGACACAG AGCCAGTGGCACCGCCAGCACCACTGGCGCCACCGGTGCCACCGGTGCCGCTGACCTTCGAGGAGCATCTTTCGGCGCTGCACTTGAGCGAGGCGGGGCGGCTACTGTTGGCCCGAGAGGAGCGTCTGTTCGGGGGCACCGAGGCGGCCCGGGGGGGACGTCGACAAGAGGATGTGGACGCCCTGGCAGCCGACCGCCAAGCCCTGGAGGAGGCGGTGCTGCGGACGCTTGGGAGCTCCCTGGACGGGGCGGACACCGACGTGCTGACATCGGCCGTGACCTTTATGCAACAGGAGGAGGAGTGTGACGCGTTGTGGGAGCAGCGCGGGGGCATGCCGCCGCCCTGGAGGCTCAG GGACTGGAGGCGAGTGCACGACGAGACCCTGCAAGGCCTCGTAGAGGAGCGCATGGACGCCCCGGCCACGCTGTCGACGGAGCAGTCGTCCATCCAGGCCGACGTATACGGCATGGGCGGGCAGCTGAGGCGCGACCTCCTGCTGGTGGCCGAGCGCGTCAAGCCCTGCTACCCGCGCCACTCAGACATCTGCCGGCAGTATGCCGCCTGGTACCACCAGTGCATCGGCGCCAGGCTAAGGAGGCTGGCCGACTTTGTGCTGGATGACCGCGACTGCACCTTCCTGCTGCGCTGGGTCAACGACTACTACCCGCA ATTGCTTCAAGAACCTCAACTGGCCGCCGACATCGACACCCGCGGCCTTCAAGAGCTCCTGCCTGCCAATCTCCTCGCACCTCTGGAGGAACAATACCTCAGCTGTCAGCAG CGAGAGCTGACCACGTACGTGGGACGCATCCTGGACCAGGCTCAGGAGGCCTGGACCAAAGGAGAGGAGCCGCCCACTGAGGATGAATGCTTTGTCAGTCCAATGGCCTATGACATCATTCAG aTGGTGAACGGCATGGTGAACGCAGCGGCGAAGGTGCTGGGCGACCTGCAGAAGGCTCAGAATTTGACCCATCAGCTGCAAGACTTGCTTCATAG GTTCCGGACTTTCCaggctgacgtcatcaagcgcAACAGAGCAAACAGCACTGCTTTTGTCAAAGCCAACCTCGGCTGCGTGGCACAGTTCAG AGACTTCCTGACGACGCATAGCCATCTGTTCCCGGAGGACGTTCGGGAAAACTGCCTGAGCGTTTTGGCCGACATGACGCGAAGCGCGCACGAGTTTCTGCTCTGCCCCGTGCACAAGAACCTCAAG CCGCACTACCGGAAACTGTTCAGCCAAGAGTGGTTGAAGAACTCCACGATCGGGAGGCTGCGGTCCGGCCTGGAGGAGGAAATGCTTCAACTGCAAAGTCTGCCAGAGTCCGCTCACCAG GAGCTGATTGGCCGGCTACACCTGGAAGTGTCTGTGATGTACGTTCATAGGCTCCTGAGGGGAGAAATCAGGCTGAAGGacaaacagcagcaacagcaggcCGCCATTAACGTGGACGACGACGCGCGCCATTTGCACGACGTTTTCGCCACACAC GGCTCCAAAGAGGCATGGCTTCAGGAGGCTCTCAGCATGATGGCTGAAGTCCTGAAGCTCCAGGATCTCCCTGCTATCCAGTTCCAGGTGGCCTCGCTGGGAAGCGCTTTCCCTGACCTTAG TGAGAAACATGTGCTGTCTCTGCTCAAGATGAAAAGCAACCTCACCAAGGAGGACAAGAACAAAGTGAAGGCCGTCCTGGCAGAAATTTCCCCTGACTCTAGCCAATCGCGgccttttttctcatttgtggTGCTCAAATAG